The Helicobacter sp. 11S03491-1 genomic sequence TGCAAAATATTGCAAAAATCAAAAATAACATTATTTAAAATTTTTAGGATTGCAAAAAAATCCGATATACTTTCAAGATTAAATACCCAAAAATAAAAGGATAAAAAATGAAAAAAGTAACTTTAGCGTTGCTAATTACTGCTACAAGTCTATTTGGAATTGGGATTGGTAATTATCAAATCAGCCCTGAAATAGGCGCGAATCTAAGTTATCAAAAAAGCGACAAGAATGATTTCACCTATGGCGGCTATGCTAGAGTATGGTTGGGTGTCTCACGTATCGTATTGGCACCCCAATTCAAATACGACGTGATTACAAAATCAAATCACATGAGTACAGCTTATAAAAATATGCAAATTGGTGCTCTTGTTGGATTTGAAGTGCCTATATTACCTCTAACTCCCTATATAGGAGCAAGTTATTCTACTTTTTGGGGTGTGGGGCTTAAAGATACAGTTTCTTTCAACTATGGTATCAAAGTAAAAATACCTCTTATCCCTCTAACTGTTGGCTTAGATGGTTCTTATCAAAAACCCAAAACAACCGCTCTTGGACGAATCAATATGAATCGATTTGGTGTTACTATCGGTGTGTCTTTCTAAAGAAATATTTTTGTTAATTTTGCTACAATCCCTTTGAGCTTTTCATTAAAAACCAAAGAGGATTGATGAGTGATGGAAGATTTTGTTGAATTACTCCAAAAGCATGATGAATTAAAAATCATACAGACCCCTTTAGATATTTATTTAGAGATCCCTCATCTGGCCTATTTAGAAGTCAAGAAACCCAATGGGGGCAAAGCCTTATTATTCACCCACCCTATAGACAAAAAAAATAACAGAACTTTTAATATCCCTGTTTTGATGAATATTTTTGGTTCTTATTCGCGTCTGGAACTTATCATTGACCAACCCATACAAAATATCCCCGATCATCTAGAAAAACTTATCCACTTTAGCCCACCCAAAAACTGGAGAGGAATTTTTACCCAACTCAGGGATTTTTTTGCCCTAAGGCACACCCTACCCAAACAAATCAAAAAGACTCCTCCCTCTCAAGAAATCATCCACATCAAAGAATCTATCAATCTCTTTGACTTGCCTATCCTTACAACATGGGAAAAAGATGGAGGAGCTTTTATCACTATGGGACAAGTATATACCCAAAGTCTTGATGGTAAAAAAAGAAATCTGGGCATGTATCGCTTGCAAGTTTATGACAAAAATCACCTGGGACTCCATTGGCAAATCCACAAAGACTCCAATCACTTTTTTCATGAATACAAAAAAAACAATATCAAAATGCCCGTAAGTATCGGGATTGGCGGAGATCCCCTCTATACATGGTGCGGGCAAGCGCCCCTCCCTTATGGCATCTATGAGTTAATGCTTTATGGCTTTATCAAATCAGCAAGTCCAAAAGTCGCCAAATGTATTACCAACCCTCTTTGTGTCCCTCATGATGCAGATATTGTCATTGAAGGTTGGGTGGATCCCAATGAAATTAGGCTTGAGGGACCTTTTGGAGATCATACAGGATTTTATACACCTATTGAGCCCTATCCTGTGCTGGAAGTCAGTGCGATCACACACAAAAAATCCCCCATTTATCTTGCGACCGTGGTGGGCAAACCTCCCTTAGAAGACAAATATATGGGCTATCTTACTGAGAGAGTTTTTTTGCCTTTATCTCAAACCAC encodes the following:
- a CDS encoding menaquinone biosynthesis decarboxylase — encoded protein: MEDFVELLQKHDELKIIQTPLDIYLEIPHLAYLEVKKPNGGKALLFTHPIDKKNNRTFNIPVLMNIFGSYSRLELIIDQPIQNIPDHLEKLIHFSPPKNWRGIFTQLRDFFALRHTLPKQIKKTPPSQEIIHIKESINLFDLPILTTWEKDGGAFITMGQVYTQSLDGKKRNLGMYRLQVYDKNHLGLHWQIHKDSNHFFHEYKKNNIKMPVSIGIGGDPLYTWCGQAPLPYGIYELMLYGFIKSASPKVAKCITNPLCVPHDADIVIEGWVDPNEIRLEGPFGDHTGFYTPIEPYPVLEVSAITHKKSPIYLATVVGKPPLEDKYMGYLTERVFLPLSQTTAHGLLDYHMPENGVFHNLLLAKIAPQYPGHARQIMHNFWGVGQMSFLKHAIFVDEKAPPLQDYKNITEYILNHFSTQNILISEGICDALDHSSPQYALGGKLGIDVSDGDECAQRDFELYSDCELLHLIKSLMEEALILRQYFTQTKNPICILGVQKSKRSILQACDSLQKLQNSLRIVIFVDANKNDLANLYMLVWRIANNIDAKRDIAIYKDMIFVDATDKNEYDHYKRQWPLETDCSLEVIESLREKGLLQDITEGFMKRFHICESPQT